In Naumovozyma dairenensis CBS 421 chromosome 2, complete genome, the following are encoded in one genomic region:
- the ACH1 gene encoding acetyl-CoA hydrolase (similar to Saccharomyces cerevisiae ACH1 (YBL015W); ancestral locus Anc_8.161), whose translation MTVSQLLKQRVRYLPYLEKVKQPKDLIPLFKNGQYLGWSGFTGVGTPKAVPDALIEHVEQNNLQGKLKFNLFVGASAGPEENLWAQHDMILKRAPHQVGKPIAKAINTGKIKFFDKHLSMFPQDLTYGFYTRERTDNKILDYMIIEATAIKEDGSIVPGPSVGASPEFISVSDKIIIEVNTATPSFEGIHDIDMPINPPFRVPYPYVKVDDRCGRDSIPVDPEKVIAIVESKTMDQVPPNTPSDLISQNIAQHLVDFFRNEVKHGRLPENLLPLQSGIGNIANAVIEGLTDAQFKHLNVWTEVLQDSFLDLFANGSLDFATATSIRLTEDGFKRAFADWENLKHKICLRSQVVSNNPEMIRRLGVIAMNTPVEVDIYAHANSTNVNGSRMLNGLGGSADFLRNAKLSIMHAPSARPTKVDPTGISSIVPMASHVDQTEHDLDILVTEQGLADLRGLCPRDRAREIIKQCAHPDYKSLLTDYLERSEHYAAKHGSLHEPHMLKNAFKFHTNLQEKGTMKVENWDPVD comes from the coding sequence ATGACAGTCTCACAGCTTTTAAAACAAAGAGTTAGGTATCTTCCATACTTGGAAAAAGTTAAACAACCAAAGGACTTAATCCCACTATTTAAAAATGGTCAATATTTAGGTTGGTCAGGTTTCACAGGTGTCGGTACACCAAAGGCAGTCCCAGATGCATTAATTGAACATGTagaacaaaataatttacaagggaaattaaaatttaaCCTGTTCGTCGGTGCCTCCGCTGGTcctgaagaaaatttatgGGCACAACATGatatgatattgaaaagagCTCCTCATCAAGTGGGGAAACCAATAGCTAAGGCAATCAATACGGGGaaaattaaattcttcGATAAACATCTTTCCATGTTCCCACAAGATTTAACTTATGGTTTCTATACAAGAGAAAGAactgataataaaatattagattATATGATCATTGAAGCTACTgcaattaaagaagatggTTCTATTGTCCCTGGCCCTTCTGTAGGTGCATCTCCAGAATTCATCTCCGTTAGtgataaaatcattatagAAGTAAATACCGCAACTCCCTCTTTCGAAGGTATTCATGATATTGACATGCCAATAAATCCACCCTTTAGAGTTCCATACCCATACGTTAAAGTGGATGATAGATGTGGAAGAGATTCCATCCCCGTGGATCCTGAAAAAGTAATCGCTATAGTGGAATCCAAAACAATGGATCAAGTACCACCAAACACTCCATCTGATTTAATATCTCAAAATATCGCTCAACATTTAGTCGATTTCTTTAGAAATGAAGTGAAACATGGTAGATTACctgaaaatttattaccttTACAAAGTGGGATTGGTAACATTGCAAACGCAGTCATTGAAGGTTTAACTGATGCACAATTCAAACATTTAAACGTTTGGACTGAAGTCTTACAAGATTCATTCCTAGATTTATTCGCTAATGGTTCATTAGATTTCGCCACTGCAACATCAATTAGACTAACTGAAGATGGATTCAAAAGAGCTTTCGCAGATTGggaaaatttgaaacatAAAATATGTCTCAGATCTCAAGTGGTATCTAATAATCCAGAAATGATTCGTAGATTAGGTGTCATTGCAATGAATACCCCTGTAGAAGTAGATATTTATGCTCATgcaaattcaacaaatgtAAATGGTTCACGTATGTTGAATGGTTTAGGTGGTTCTGCTGATTTCTTAAGAAATgcaaaattatcaataatgCATGCACCTTCTGCTAGACCAACTAAAGTGGACCCAACTGgtatttcttcaattgtaCCAATGGCTTCTCATGTAGATCAAACTGAACATGATTTAGATATATTAGTTACAGAACAAGGATTGGCAGATTTAAGAGGTTTGTGTCCAAGAGATAGAGCTAgggaaattattaaacaatGTGCACATCCTGATTATAAATCTTTGTTGACGGATTATTTGGAAAGATCTGAACATTATGCTGCTAAACATGGTTCTTTACATGAACCACACATGTTGAAAAATGCTTTCAAATTTCATACTAatttacaagaaaaagGTACAATGAAAGTAGAGAATTGGGATCCAGTTGattaa
- the FUS3 gene encoding mitogen-activated serine/threonine-protein kinase FUS3 (similar to Saccharomyces cerevisiae FUS3 (YBL016W); ancestral locus Anc_8.162), protein MGKKIVFNISSDFQLKSLLGEGAYGVVCSAVHKPTGEIVAIKKIEPFDKPLFALRTLREIKLLKHFQHENIISIFDIQRPESFENFNEVYIIQELMQTDLHRVISTQNLTDDHIQYFIYQTLRAVKTLHGSNVIHRDLKPSNLLINSNCDLKICDFGLARIIEEDREDDDQMTQLQNGMTEYVATRWYRAPEVMLTAAKYSKAMDIWSCGCILAELFMKRPIFPGKDYRHQLLLIFGLIGTPFEEDLNCIESRRAREYIMTLPRYEPVPLSKVLPQVNPLGIDLLQRMLIFDPKKRITAEEALSHPYLKTYHDPNDEPQGAPIPSSFFEFDHYKDVLTTKDLKKLLWNEIFC, encoded by the coding sequence atgGGTAAAAAGATTGTATTCAACATATCAAGTGATTTCCAATTGAAATCCTTATTAGGAGAAGGAGCATATGGTGTAGTTTGTTCTGCAGTTCATAAACCCACGGGGGAAATAGTAGCCATCAAGAAGATTGAACCATTTGATAAGCCATTATTTGCATTAAGGACATTACGAGAGattaaattattgaaacatTTCCAACATgagaatataatatctaTTTTCGATATTCAAAGACCagaatcatttgaaaattttaatgaagtttatattattcaagaattaATGCAAACTGATCTTCATCGGGTGATTTCTACACAAAATTTGACAGATgatcatattcaatatttcatatatCAAACATTAAGAGCAGTAAAGACATTACATGGATCTAATGTGATTCATCGAGATTTAAAACcttctaatttattaattaattctaattGTGATTTAAAGATATGTGATTTTGGATTAGCAAGAATTATAGAAGAAGATcgtgaagatgatgatcaAATGACACAACTACAAAATGGTATGACTGAATATGTAGCGACACGATGGTATAGAGCTCCTGAAGTGATGTTAACCGCAGCAAAATATAGTAAAGCGATGGATATTTGGTCATGTGGGTGTATATTAGCTGAACTATTTATGAAGAGACCTATTTTCCCGGGGAAAGATTATAGACATCaattattgttaatatTTGGATTAATCGGTACaccatttgaagaagatttaaattGTATTGAATCTAGAAGGGCCAGGGAATATATTATGACATTACCACGATATGAACCTGTCCCCTTAAGTAAAGTTCTTCCTCAAGTGAATCCATTGGGAATTGATCTTTTACAGAGGATGTTAATATTTGATCCAAAGAAGAGAATTACTGCAGAGGAGGCCCTAAGTCATCcatatttgaaaacttaTCATGATCCAAATGATGAGCCTCAAGGTGCTCCAATTCCCTCTagtttttttgaatttgacCATTACAAAGATGTGTTGACTACTaaagatttgaagaaattgttaTGGAATGAAATCTTTTGTTAG
- the PEP1 gene encoding type I sorting receptor (similar to Saccharomyces cerevisiae PEP1 (YBL017C); ancestral locus Anc_8.163): protein MRLLSWAPIWLVVVTLLNFPLANADNNEFIPKVTKTSSKSSFNIEPFDDSTTILKLEDSNLFRSENNGESWNPIKEIKDKVYWVHVDEFNSHDRAFAYSESDKTNIIYITEDQGKTWKSSKVPMDSKKTSIHGCHVLTHPTNKNYLIARCTACDASASSKTLKGKYTSNTRCETITFLSQNLGKSYNKVEPPSIKKIESTISTETICRFMRNTKNSQLGDSDATVVCSYDIIEQPKNSPIIKTTSSFFTTIDGGKTIKQYDIFKDKAISSYAIKKSNIVVLTQEDKYNRHSAKKLWVSKDGISFKEAYLPTQLRYTVAGMIKEDDFGKIILPIRRQQSATTDDDTSTVAEMLVSDSTGLKFTPFDWVPQDTQGWANLYMPKELKGTMIGTFASMMRRFGRKHKGSSNSTDERGVTKITVDNGKTWSNLKVVDPANKDSYPCNIDDVEHCSLQILSPFQTDAEPSPGILIRIGYVSDGNSLEILDNKTFISTDGGLTWRMIFDYPVIYAIGDSANIIVAVPFDPNEDNDPESEFYYSLDQGETWNEYQLEEPIIPLEIVSTTPDGSGLNFIINGFLVTANPFDENGTGNFIYAIDFSELYDKKLCTKDDFEQWYLGNGNCINGAKYSYPRRKQNSKCIARKLFEDLELTEQVCDECTNADYECSFEFIKDNEGKCVPDYNLLTMSGACSATKKDTLKIAPMQLITGDKCKKPLDISPVDVSCEDVPNRGGSPNKGKGELIRVTENTFGSRVTFYQYFDTYSDESLIIGDAHHNYFISHDSGQTVTKIESMDQKIIEVVFNTYFNSSAYLFGDGGNLFVTNDGGHTITSTKLPEGVQLGFPLDFHSKDPNTFIYYGGKNCDSILSKECHAVAYITRDGGKTFTELLDNTIHCEFAGSQYEHPSDENLIICQVKEKGFTKRSLVSSTDYFKNNKEIIFDDILGYMSSGKFSIVAVTHGENELRAYVTLDGKEFAEAKLPKDLEKFEQEAFTVLNGDPSSILLHFSTNHAFDKGFGRLLKSNSNGTSFVTLEPGVNRVNSGLVDFEKIQGLEGVMVINVVDNMDDVRTKNADKKLKTKITFNDGSDWTFLKPPARDSEGKKYNCKSNSLSSCSLNLHGYTDRTDIRDTYSSGSAIGYMFAVGNVGESLLPYDECSTFLTIDGGATWKEVRKGPYQWEYGDHGGILVLVPDKKASDTISFSIDSGKTWVDYKFTDAKVTISDIVTVPQDSAMRFLLIGASPSVKGSSAKTFTIDFTGIFPRQCIFDFNNQDSDDFSYFKVNPSRAECLFGHQKEYLKKIHNNCFIGNVPLADYSRITKNCSCIRADFECDYNFYKAKDGTCKLVEGLDPIDPSDVCKINQDLIEFSEPTGYRKIPLSTCQGGLRLDASSDLYPCPGKEKQFNQKYGVGALHFILIFGIPFLTFVGIAWFIYINGIRRNGGFSRFGEIRLGDDELIENNNTDKVVNYILKGGMFVFSGLFSRFQKVKHSFNEILTRFRERSGRGGPSYSSLLHDQFLDEADDLLAGHDEDANDLSSFADHDSNFDIDDEGSFTPGLEPEHAPYADEPASTTNTGDAQSPGPVVPSSNDEESL from the coding sequence ATGAGGTTATTGTCATGGGCACCAATATGGCTGGTCGTTGTAACTTTATTAAACTTTCCACTCGCTAATGCAGATAATAACGAATTTATACCAAAAGTAACGAAAACTTCATCCAAAAGTTCATTCAATATCGAACCATTCGATGATTCTACAACcattttaaaattagaagattcTAATTTGTTCAGATCTGAAAATAATGGTGAATCTTGGAATCCcatcaaagaaatcaaagatAAAGTTTATTGGGTACATGTAGACGAATTCAATTCTCATGATAGAGCATTCGCATATTCTGAAAGTGATAAAACTAATATAATCTACATTACTGAAGATCAAGGTAAAACTTGGAAATCATCAAAAGTACCAATGGATTCTAAGAAAACTTCAATTCATGGTTGTCATGTTTTAACTCACCCAACTAATAAGAATTATCTGATCGCTAGATGTACCGCCTGTGATGCAAGCGCCTCTTCAAAAACACTTAAGGGGAAATATACCTCGAATACTAGATGTGAAACAATCACATTTTTGTCTCAAAATCTTGGGaaatcatataataaagtGGAACCACCTTCAATCAAAAAAATCGAATCAACTATTAGTACAGAAACTATATGTAGGTTTATGAGAAATACGAAAAACTCTCAATTAGGTGACTCAGATGCAACTGTAGTATGTTCATACGATATAATAGAACAACCAAAAAATTCACCTATTATCAAGACAACTAGTTCCTTTTTCACCACTATTGATGGAGGGAAAACCATTAAACaatatgatatttttaaagataaGGCTATTAGCAGTTATGCAATTAAGAAATCTAACATTGTTGTCCTCACTCAAGAGGACAAATACAATAGACATTCTGCTAAGAAATTATGGGTTTCAAAAGATGgtatatctttcaaagaagCATATCTACCTACACAATTGAGATACACTGTAGCAGGAATGATTAAAGAGGATGATTTTGGGAAAATTATCTTACCAATTAGAAGACAACAAAGTGCCACCACTGACGATGATACTTCGACTGTTGCTGAAATGTTAGTATCAGATTCTACTGGTTTGAAATTTACTCCTTTTGATTGGGTACCTCAAGATACTCAAGGTTGGGCTAATCTTTACATGCcaaaagaattgaaaggAACTATGATTGGTACCTTCGCCTCCATGATGAGAAGATTTGGTAGAAAACATAAAGgatcttcaaattcaactGATGAAAGAGGTGTTACTAAAATAACTGTTGATAATGGGAAAACTTGGTCAAATCTTAAAGTGGTAGATCCAGCTAATAAAGACTCATATCCTTGTAACATCGATGACGTGGAACATTGTTCATTACAAATTTTGTCACCATTCCAAACTGACGCTGAACCATCCCCAGGTATCTTAATTAGAATCGGTTACGTAAGTGACGGAAATTCTTTAGAAATCCTTGATAACAAAACATTCATTTCCACAGATGGTGGATTAACATGGAGAATGATCTTCGATTATCCTGTTATATACGCCATAGGTGATTCTGCTAATATCATTGTAGCAGTACCATTCGACCCTAACGAAGATAATGATCCTGAATCtgaattttattattcattagaTCAAGGTGAAACTTGGAATGAATATCAACTAGAAGAACCTATTATTCCATTGGAAATTGTTTCAACAACCCCTGACGGATCAGGAttaaatttcattatcaatgGGTTTTTGGTTACAGCAAACCCATTTGATGAAAACGGTACTGGTAACTTTATTTATGCCATTGATTTTTCagaattatatgataagAAACTTTGTACAAAGGATGATTTTGAACAATGGTACCTAGGTAATGGGAATTGTATTAATGGAGCTAAATATAGTTATCCAAGAAGGAAACAAAACTCGAAATGTATAGCTAGGAAActttttgaagatttagaaTTGACTGAACAAGTTTGTGATGAATGTACAAATGCTGATTATGAATgttcttttgaatttatcaaagatAACGAAGGTAAATGTGTCCCCGATTACAACTTATTAACTATGTCTGGAGCATGTTCCGCAACCAAAAAGGATACTTTGAAAATAGCTCCTATGCAATTAATAACGGGCGATAAATGTAAGAAACCTTTAGATATTTCTCCAGTTGATGTCAGTTGTGAAGATGTTCCAAATAGAGGAGGTTCACCGAACAAGGGTAAAGGTGAATTAATTAGAGTGACTGAAAATACTTTTGGTTCCAGAGTGACTTTCTACCAATATTTCGATACATATTCCGATGAATCTTTGATAATTGGAGATGCTCATCATAATTACTTTATTTCTCATGATAGTGGACAAACGGTAACCAAAATCGAATCTATGgatcaaaaaataattgaagTAGTCTTTAATACTTACTTCAATTCTTCAGCCTACTTATTCGGCGATGGTGGGAATCTTTTTGTCACAAATGATGGTGGCCATACCATTACATCTACCAAACTGCCAGAAGGTGTCCAACTAGGTTTCCCATTAGATTTCCATAGTAAAGATCCAAACACATTCATATACTATGGTGGTAAAAACTGTGATTCCATCTTAAGTAAAGAATGTCATGCCGTGGCCTACATTACTAGAGATGGTGGGAAAACATTTACTGAGTTATTAGATAATACAATCCATTGCGAGTTTGCTGGATCTCAATATGAGCATCCATCTGACgaaaatttgattatttgtcaagttaaagaaaaaggttTCACGAAACGTTCCTTAGTTTCTAGTACTGATTACTTCAAGAACAATAAAGAGATAATCTTCGATGATATTTTGGGATATATGTCCAGTGGTAAATTTAGCATAGTCGCAGTAACACATGGGGAAAACGAATTAAGAGCATACGTCACTTTAGATGGTAAAGAATTTGCTGAAGCAAAATTGCCgaaagatttagaaaaattcGAGCAAGAAGCATTTACAGTGTTGAATGGGGAtccatcatcaatattattgcATTTCTCTACAAACCATGCGTTCGATAAGGGTTTTGGAAGattattaaaatcaaattctAATGGTACATCATTTGTTACCTTAGAACCGGGCGTCAACAGAGTTAATTCAGGATTAGTAGATTTCGAGAAAATTCAAGGATTAGAAGGTGTGATGGTCATTAACGTAGTTGATAATATGGATGATGTAAGGACGAAGAACGCCGATAAGAAACTAAAAACTAAGATAACCTTCAACGATGGTTCAGATTGGACATTTTTGAAACCACCTGCCAGAGACTCTGAAGGTAAGAAATATAACTGTAAGTCTAATTCATTAAGTTCCTGTTCTTTGAATTTGCATGGCTATACTGATCGTACGGATATACGTGACACTTATTCTTCTGGATCAGCAATAGGTTATATGTTTGCAGTAGGTAATGTTGGAGAATCCTTACTTCCATATGATGAATGTTCCACATTCTTGACGATAGATGGTGGCGCTACGTGGAAGGAAGTGAGAAAGGGTCCATATCAATGGGAGTATGGTGATCATGGCGGTATTTTGGTTTTAGTTCCAGATAAGAAGGCAAGTGATACAATCTCCTTTTCGATTGATTCAGGGAAAACTTGGGTCGATTATAAATTCACTGATGCTAAAGTCACCATTAGCGACATTGTTACAGTACCACAAGATTCTGCTATGAGATTTTTATTAATCGGTGCTTCACCTTCTGTAAAGGGAAGTTCTGCAAAAACGTTTACAATTGACTTTACTGGAATTTTCCCGAGACAGTGTATTTTCGATTTCAATAATCAAGATTCCGATGATTTTAGTTATTTCAAAGTCAACCCTTCCAGGGCAGAATGTCTATTCGGTCATCAAAaggaatatttgaaaaagattCATAATAATTGCTTCATTGGAAATGTTCCATTAGCTGACTATTCAAGAATTACCAAGAATTGTTCTTGTATTAGAGCTGATTTCGAGTGTGATTATAACTTTTATAAAGCAAAAGATGGAACTTGCAAGCTGGTAGAAGGATTAGATCCAATTGACCCATCTGATGTTTGTAAAATTAACCAAGACTTGATTGAGTTTTCCGAACCAACTGGTTACAGGAAAATTCCCTTGTCTACCTGTCAAGGCGGGTTACGTCTCGATGCTTCATCTGACCTATACCCATGTCCTGGTAAAGAAAAGCAATTCAATCAGAAGTACGGTGTAGGTGCCCTTCATTTCATTCtaatatttggaattcCATTCCTTACATTTGTTGGGATTGCATGGttcatttatataaatgGTATTAGAAGAAACGGTGGATTTTCAAGATTTGGAGAAATTAGATTGGGTGATGACGAATTGATcgaaaacaacaacacaGATAAAGTGGTTAATTATATCCTGAAAGGTGGAATGTTCGTTTTTTCAGGGCTCTTCTCTCGTTTCCAAAAAGTGAAACATTCCTTTAACGAGATTCTAACTAGATTCAGAGAAAGATCAGGAAGAGGTGGACCATCTTATTCATCTCTGCTGCATGACCAATTCTTGGATGAAGCCGATGATTTATTAGCTGGTCATGATGAAGATGCAAATGACTTATCGAGTTTTGCCGATCATGATAGCAATTTTGATATAGACGATGAAGGTAGTTTCACTCCGGGACTTGAACCTGAACATGCTCCATACGCAGATGAGCCTGCTTCAACCACAAACACAGGTGATGCACAATCACCAGGACCAGTTGTTCCTAGTAGTAATGATGAGGAATCACTGTAA
- the POP8 gene encoding ribonuclease P (similar to Saccharomyces cerevisiae POP8 (YBL018C); ancestral locus Anc_8.164), with amino-acid sequence MNALKRSYGIFGEGLEYSLIHQDDKIAYVRVSHHDKDVFSSSIATYISTDELIGSPLIVQILQETSNLESLDISSDDQLWLKKVIEENEEDTACN; translated from the coding sequence ATGAATGCGCTTAAACGTTCTTATGGTATATTCGGAGAAGGCTTGGAGTACTCTCTAATCCATCAAGATGACAAAATTGCATATGTAAGAGTATCTCATCATGACAAAGATGTATTCTCATCGTCCATTGCGACTTATATTTCCACTGATGAATTGATTGGCTCACCATTAATAGTCCAGATACTACAAGAAACTTCAAACTTGGAAAGTCTAGATATATCGAGTGATGATCAATTATGGCTCAAGAAGgttattgaagaaaacgAAGAGGATACCGCATGTAATTGA
- the APN2 gene encoding DNA-(apurinic or apyrimidinic site) lyase APN2 (similar to Saccharomyces cerevisiae APN2 (YBL019W); ancestral locus Anc_8.165), translated as MSIPKSSKETSLRFLTFNVNAIRTFFHYDPFSSMNENLSKVFSYLDADIITFQELKTETSSIIKWGKLCDFYSFISIPTTKKGYAGVGCWVRKVEPTHPLYKVLHVTKAEEGITGYLTIKKQGRNGEKIRYRDLPSNDTIGGFENITFDDESEALSLDSEGRCVMVELACNIVVISVYCPANSSRTLEGELFRMKFLRVLFKRIENLHHLGKEVVLMGDVNVCRDLIDHAEALEVGGISIKNETTGIEIEAEYQESCRNFILNPDVPYRRLLNQMLTDSIVPELAQTGFLVDTTRMKQSRNRLKMYTVWNTLKNYRPVNYGSRVDYILMTSNLGKAVIEADILPSVNGSDHCPVFTDIDCTFLQVPDDIDYTLIPRFEARFKFDLLNHNILDMFAKRNNNPKRKPSVTLESTPSQKKIKPLKKSTPRSKTIESFFTSSIPQKKPYSDDASISSRTASSPVPSMHRSSESDVSSEADLLTSGNNKSQPSLCSSHKVSGRSSSIKDLFGKPPLCKHGEESILRTSKTSSNPGKRFWICKKPRGDLNNPDASCGFFQWL; from the coding sequence ATGAGCATCCCTAAGTCCTCAAAGGAAACCTCTTTACGATTCCTGACATTCAATGTCAACGCAATAAGGACTTTTTTCCATTATGATcccttttcttcaatgaatgaaaatCTTTCCAAAGTATTCAGTTATTTGGATGCTGATATAATTACATTCCAAGAGTTAAAAACGGAGACTTCGTCGATTATAAAATGGGGTAAACTTTGTGatttttattcatttatttcaataccgacaacaaaaaaaggtTACGCAGGTGTGGGTTGTTGGGTTAGGAAAGTAGAGCCTACTCATCCATTATATAAGGTACTACATGTCACTAAGGCAGAAGAAGGCATAACAGGATATCTAACTATCAAAAAGCAAGGCAGAAATGGTGAAAAAATACGATATAGAGATTTACCATCAAATGACACTATTGGCGGGTTTGAAAATATCacatttgatgatgaatcagAAGCTTTGAGCTTGGATTCTGAAGGTAGATGTGTTATGGTAGAGCTGGCGTGTAATATTGTCGTCATATCTGTTTATTGTCCTGCCAATTCTTCACGGACTCTCGAGGGGGAGTTGTTTAGGATGAAGTTTCTACGAGTGTTGTTCAAAAGAATAGAGAATTTGCATCATTTAGGAAAAGAAGTTGTGTTAATGGGGGACGTCAACGTTTGTAGAGATTTGATAGATCATGCAGAGGCTTTAGAGGTCGGTGGAATCTCAATCAAGAATGAAACTACAGGTATTGAGATTGAAGCCGAATATCAAGAATCGTGTCGaaattttatattgaatCCAGATGTACCATATAGACGTTTATTAAATCAGATGTTGACGGATTCAATAGTGCCTGAATTGGCTCAAACAGGGTTCCTCGTCGACACTACGAGAATGAAACAATCAAGGAACAGATTGAAAATGTATACCGTATGGAATAccttgaaaaattatagacCGGTCAACTACGGTTCAAGAGTTGATTACATACTTATGACAAGCAACTTGGGGAAGGCCGTCATAGAAGCAGACATTTTACCATCTGTTAATGGCTCAGATCATTGTCCTGTCTTTACTGACATTGATTGTACTTTCTTGCAGGTACCCGATGATATTGACTACACTTTAATCCCTAGATTCGAAGCAAGGTTTAAATTTGACTTACTGAACCATAATATTCTAGATATGTTTGCCAAAAGAAATAACAACCCTAAAAGGAAACCATCAGTTACACTTGAAAGTACTCCTTCccagaagaaaataaaacctttaaaaaaatcaacACCCAGATCCAAAACAATTGAAAGCTTTTTCACGTCATCCATACCTCAAAAGAAACCATATAGTGACGACGCTAGCATTAGCAGCAGAACAGCTAGCAGTCCAGTGCCATCAATGCATAGGTCCAGTGAATCTGACGTCAGCTCAGAGGCAGATTTATTAACTAGCGGGAACAATAAATCTCAACCATCATTGTGTTCATCACATAAAGTGTCAGGCcgttcttcttcaataaagGATTTATTTGGAAAGCCTCCATTATGTAAGCATGGAGAAGAATCTATTTTGAGGACCTCTAAAACGAGTTCGAATCCAGGGAAAAGATTTTGGATTTGCAAAAAACCAAGGGGTGATTTGAATAATCCTGATGCATCATGTGGATTTTTCCAGTGGCTCTAA